In Macadamia integrifolia cultivar HAES 741 chromosome 5, SCU_Mint_v3, whole genome shotgun sequence, a single window of DNA contains:
- the LOC122079698 gene encoding transmembrane and coiled-coil domain-containing protein 4-like: MGISMLTPTQRYAAGALLGLALYQAQIHQTHPLGSITPQEEEPTDGRGSSCSSSSDSVSEDPDLWVHNSSGLLRPVFRFLEIDSVAWSGLEETAASSHVSHHVGAFLRLLSEESDGESSERMDQEVALTKAVDAMMMSIESSPVSSEASREKQREYENECREKISTGEKQLSSEPANMPAGNLSNTYTSKLETTDGSGRICNEKPKEEGLLLSYQRKVAVLYELLSACVADTPEDDKKRSRVKKGYDARHRVALRLLGTWLDVNWIKMEAMEIMVACSAMALAKEGEAQEEQAKSPKSSWAKWKRGGIIGAAALTGGTLLAITGGLAAPAIAAGFGALAPTLGTLIPVIGASGFAAAATAAGSVAGSVAVAASFGAAGAGLTGSKMARRTGNVDEFEFKAVGENHRQGRLAVGIMISGFVFEEEDFVKPWEVQNDNLERYALQWESKNLIAVSTAIQDWLTEKLALQMMKQGAMMTVLSTLLVALAWPATLLAATEFIDSKWAIAVDRSDKAGKMLAEVLVKGLQGNRPVTLIGFSLGARVVFKCLQYLAKNKDNVGIVEKVVLLGAPIPIQDENWEIVRKMVAGRFINAYSTNDWILGIAFRASLLTKGLAGIQPVDVPGIENVDVTELIEGHSSYLWATQQILERLELDAYYPVYRSYPAKSDEERSSDI, from the exons ATGGGGATATCGATGTTAACGCCTACGCAGAGATACGCAGCGGGAGCCCTACTTGGTCTCGCCCTTTATCAGGCTCAGATTCACCAAACCCACCCTTTGGGCTCTATCACTCCTCAGGAAGAGGAGCCAACTGATGGAAGAGGGAGCAGCTGCAGTAGTAGTAGCGATTCGGTATCGGAGGATCCTGACCTCTGGGTCCACAATAGCTCCGGTCTTCTTCGGCCTGTATTTAG ATTCCTGGAGATAGATTCTGTGGCCTGGTCTGGGCTCGAGGAAACTGCTGCATCCTCTCACGTCAGTCATCATGTTGGAGCT TTCTTGAGGTTACTCTCTGAAGAAAGTGATGGAGAATCTTCGGAAAGGATGGATCAAGAAGTTGCCTTAACAAAAGCTGTTGATGCTATGATGATGAGCATTGAAAGCAGTCCTGTTTCTTCGGAGGCTAGTAGGGAGAAACAACGTGAGTACGAAAATGAATGCCGTGAGAAAATTTCTACTGGTGAGAAGCAACTAAGTTCTGAACCAGCAAATATGCCTGCTGGAAACTTGTCTAACACATATACCAGCAAATTGGAGACAACAGATGGGTCTGGGAGGATATGTAATGAGAAACCCAAGGAAGAGGGACTATTGCTCAGTTATCAGCGGAAAGTGGCAGTTCTTTATGAGCTTCTTTCTGCTTGTGTAGCGGATACACCTGAAGATGACAAGAAGCGCTCGCGAGTCAAAAAAGGCTATGATGCTCGACATCGGGTAGCCCTACGGTTGCTGGGAACATGGCTTGATGTCAATTGGATAAAAATG GAAGCCATGGAGATTATGGTTGCTTGCTCTGCAATGGCTTTAGCAAAAGAGGGAGAAGCACAGGAGGAACAAGCCAAATCTCCAAAAAGCAGTTGGGCCAAATGGAAACGTGGAGGTATCATTGGTGCAGCTGCGTTAACTGGAGGAACTTTGTTGGCCATCACTGGTG GTCTAGCTGCTCCAGCAATTGCTGCTGGTTTTGGTGCTTTAGCTCCTACATTGGGTACTCTTATCCCTGTGATTGGAGCGAGTGGGTTTGCTGCAGCTGCAACTGCTGCAGGATCTGTTGCTGgatctgttgctgttgctgcatCATTTGGAG CTGCTGGAGCTGGACTTACTGGGAGTAAAATGGCTCGGAGGACTGGTAACGTTgatgaatttgaattcaaagcTGTTGGAGAAAATCACCGGCAAGGG CGGCTGGCTGTTGGGATCATGATCTCTGGATTTGTTtttgaggaggaggattttgtaAAGCCTTGGGAAGTACAAAATGACAATTTGGAGAG GTATGCACTACAATGGGAGTCCAAGAATTTGATTGCCGTAAGCACTGCAATCCAGGATTGGTTAACTGAAA AACTTGCATTGCAGATGATGAAACAAGGTGCCATGATGACTGTACTAAGCACGCTTCTAGTTGCATTGGCTTGGCCGGCAACCTTACTTGCAGCAACTGAGTTTATAGATAGCAAATGGGCGATTGCAGTTGACAG ATCAGACAAAGCAGGAAAGATGCTTGCTGAAGTGTTAGTCAAGGGATTGCAAGGGAACAG ACCGGTGACACTCATAGGTTTCTCACTGGGGGCGCGAGTAGTTTTCAAATGTCTTCAGTACTTGGCCAAGAATAAAGATAATG TTGGAATTGTAGAAAAGGTTGTTCTTCTTGGAGCACCAATACCAATTCAAgatgaaaattgggaaattgtTAGAAAG ATGGTGGCTGGCAGATTTATTAATGCTTATTCAACAAATGATTGGATACTTGGAATTGCATTTCGTGCAAG TCTACTTACCAAGGGGTTAGCTGGAATTCAACCTGTCGATGTTCCTGGGATTGAGAAT GTTGATGTTACAGAACTCATTGAAGGCCACTCATCTTATTTGTGGGCAACACAACAAATCCTGGAACGCCTTGAACTGGATGCGTATTACCCTGTTTATAGGAGTTATCCTGCCAAATCTGATGAAGAAAGAAGCAGCGATATCTAA
- the LOC122080405 gene encoding uncharacterized protein LOC122080405: protein MEMTKEDDGDRSQNQNPVEGLKGKSCKGCLYYSSILKSKARNPLCVGVSRTLQQVPGYIVGESEMEASKEGRSLTDFKYACVGYSVYLDSKDTPTDSQDRQAELPFCVGIELLVDKRASTTDHAPAHVHNKEDGGHVFPQPRTYKPAHSIGEEFLGRFTRNASLVASGVARNVYRVGNYIKDNIDDILYAYRRRPK, encoded by the exons ATGGAGATGACTAAAGAAGATGACGGGGATCGAAGCCAAAATCAGAACCCAGTGGAAGGATTGAAGGGGAAATCATGCAAGGGATGTCTATACTATTCTTCGATTCTAAAATCCAAAGCTCGGAATCCTCTCTGTGTCGGTGTTAGCAGAACCCTTCAACAAG TTCCTGGATACATCGTGGGAGAATCTGAGATGGAAGCTTCCAAAGAGGGCCGCAGTCTTACAGATTTCAAGTATGCTTGTGTTGGCTATTCTGTGTACTTGGACAGCAAAGATACTCCAACAGATTCACAAGATAGACAGGCTGAATTGCCGTTCTGTGTTGGTATTGAG CTTTTGGTGGACAAAAGAGCTTCAACTACTGACCATGCGCCTGCTCATGTTCACAATAAAGAAG ATGGTGGTCATGTTTTCCCTCAACCACGTACTTATAAACCAGCGCATTCCATTGGGGAGGAATTTTTGGGCAG GTTTACGAGGAATGCAAGTCTGGTGGCTTCAGGTGTTGCCAGGAACGTCTATAGAGTGGGCAATTACATAAAGGATAATATTGATGATATACTATACGCTTACAGAAGGCGACCCAAATAA